One Actinomadura viridis genomic region harbors:
- a CDS encoding GNAT family N-acetyltransferase, which yields MPLLRIRTEIDDRPGRLAVLTAALARRGANILGLSVQVGAEGVVDEFIVDMPASGADPDGVREALAAAGGARTAVVGARPHELVDEPTRALVLVARLRQDPQALPAALAELLRAGDAVWQAAGTAVAHPLPGAAGEGEHVLLVPVGPRRAIRLARAGLPFTATEAARADALVRAVLPPAGGRPASRRVPLRDGTQVVVRPIEPADAGAVRAMHERCSPDTRRMRYFGPKPFPPQRDIDLSCEPAHGLTLVAEGPDGSLLALAHLVHVLDPGVAELAFLVEDAWQGRGLGRALAGLLVVLARDRGLVELRATTLSENVRMRRLLTSLGGRTRRTGDPGVVEVRLRLDGRGADGARTAAPRVTAPG from the coding sequence ATGCCGTTGCTGCGCATCCGTACCGAGATCGACGACCGGCCCGGCCGGCTGGCCGTGCTGACCGCCGCCCTGGCCCGCCGCGGCGCCAACATCCTCGGACTCTCCGTCCAGGTCGGCGCCGAGGGCGTGGTGGACGAGTTCATCGTCGACATGCCCGCCTCCGGCGCCGACCCGGACGGGGTGAGGGAGGCCCTGGCCGCGGCGGGCGGTGCCCGCACCGCCGTGGTCGGCGCGCGCCCGCACGAACTGGTGGACGAGCCCACCCGCGCCCTGGTGCTGGTGGCGCGGCTGCGCCAGGATCCGCAGGCGCTGCCCGCCGCGCTGGCCGAGCTGCTGCGCGCCGGTGACGCGGTGTGGCAGGCCGCGGGGACGGCCGTGGCGCACCCCCTGCCGGGCGCCGCCGGGGAAGGGGAGCACGTGCTGCTCGTTCCGGTCGGGCCGCGCCGCGCGATCCGGCTCGCCCGCGCCGGGCTGCCGTTCACCGCGACCGAGGCGGCCCGGGCGGACGCCCTGGTCCGGGCGGTGCTGCCGCCCGCGGGCGGGCGGCCGGCCTCGCGGCGGGTCCCGCTGCGCGACGGGACGCAGGTGGTCGTGCGGCCCATCGAGCCCGCGGACGCCGGCGCCGTACGGGCCATGCACGAACGCTGCTCCCCGGACACCCGCAGGATGCGCTACTTCGGCCCCAAGCCCTTCCCGCCGCAGCGGGACATCGACCTGTCCTGCGAGCCGGCGCACGGCCTGACCCTCGTCGCCGAGGGGCCGGACGGCTCCCTGCTGGCCCTCGCGCACCTGGTGCACGTCCTCGACCCGGGGGTGGCCGAGCTGGCGTTCCTCGTAGAGGACGCCTGGCAGGGACGCGGGCTGGGAAGGGCGCTGGCAGGTCTGCTGGTAGTGCTCGCCCGCGACCGCGGCCTGGTGGAGCTGCGCGCCACCACGCTGAGCGAGAACGTGCGGATGCGCCGGCTGCTCACCTCCCTGGGCGGGCGTACCCGCCGGACGGGGGACCCCGGGGTCGTGGAGGTCAGGCTGCGCCTGGACGGCCGCGGCGCGGACGGGGCCCGCACCGCGGCGCCCCGCGTGACCGCGCCGGGGTGA
- a CDS encoding class I SAM-dependent methyltransferase encodes MTGIYDDPWAYELACSFRDVSAEVDVLLGWCARHRPSPGPVGTVLELAAGPAEHAREFARRGVAATALDINPAMCAYAAEQAKLADVPLDVVQGDMTGFELDRRFDLVVTMLDSTSHLMTLDAFVAHLDRAAAHLAPGGLYVLEMSHPRDRLGDEPSTSTGWTVARGGVRATVRWGEPEDRLDPVTQIADDHVTMTIDLGGGSARVIRDVVPYRFWSATELDAALRLSGALEPAARYGDFGEVPLTGPDAWRMITVLRPATG; translated from the coding sequence GTGACCGGCATCTACGACGACCCCTGGGCCTACGAGCTGGCCTGCTCGTTCCGCGACGTGTCCGCCGAGGTGGACGTGCTGCTCGGCTGGTGCGCCCGGCACCGCCCCTCCCCCGGCCCGGTCGGCACGGTCCTGGAGCTGGCCGCCGGACCGGCCGAGCACGCCCGCGAGTTCGCCCGGCGGGGCGTGGCCGCCACCGCGCTCGACATCAACCCGGCGATGTGCGCGTACGCGGCCGAGCAGGCCAAGCTCGCCGACGTCCCGCTGGACGTCGTCCAGGGCGACATGACCGGATTCGAGCTGGACCGGCGCTTCGACCTGGTCGTCACGATGCTCGACTCGACCTCGCACCTGATGACCCTGGACGCCTTCGTCGCCCATCTGGACCGCGCCGCCGCGCACCTGGCCCCCGGCGGCCTCTACGTCCTGGAGATGTCGCACCCCCGGGACCGGCTCGGGGACGAGCCGAGCACCAGCACCGGCTGGACGGTGGCACGCGGCGGCGTGCGCGCCACCGTCCGCTGGGGCGAGCCGGAGGACCGGCTCGATCCCGTCACCCAGATCGCCGACGACCATGTCACGATGACCATCGATCTGGGCGGCGGGTCGGCGCGGGTGATCCGTGACGTGGTGCCCTACCGGTTCTGGTCCGCCACCGAGCTGGACGCCGCGCTGCGCCTGTCCGGGGCGCTGGAGCCGGCCGCCCGGTACGGCGACTTCGGCGAGGTGCCCCTCACCGGCCCGGACGCCTGGCGCATGATCACCGTGCTGCGCCCCGCGACCGGCTGA
- the glyA gene encoding serine hydroxymethyltransferase codes for MIGAEVVMHQPSLSHLSAQDPELAALIEAEARRQFEKIRLIASENYVSPAVLEATGSVLTNKYSEGYAGRRYYEGQQNIDPIELMAIDRAKALFGVEHANVQPYSGSPANLAVYMAFLEPGDTVMGLSLPMGGHLTHGWPVSATGKWFTPVRYGVRADTGRVDMDQVRDLALKERPKLIWCGGTAIPRTIDFAGFAEIAQETGAVLAADIAHIAGLIAGGAHPSPAGHADVISTTTHKTLRGPRGAMIMSLAEHAAAIDKAVFPGLQGGPHNHTTAAIAVALDEAAGPGFSAYAHRIVANARALAEALLERGYDLISGGTDNHLILVDLTNKGVAGKPAAQALDRAGIELNYNAVPFDPRKPFDPSGLRLGTAAITTRGLVPEQMPRVAAWIDEVVLATAREDDKELDRVAGEIRELLASYPMPGWAPAP; via the coding sequence ATGATCGGCGCGGAGGTCGTCATGCATCAGCCGTCCCTGTCCCATCTGAGCGCCCAGGATCCCGAACTCGCCGCCCTGATCGAGGCGGAGGCACGGCGGCAGTTCGAGAAGATCCGGCTCATCGCCTCGGAGAACTACGTCTCGCCCGCCGTGCTGGAGGCCACCGGTTCGGTCCTGACCAACAAGTACTCGGAGGGCTACGCGGGCCGCCGCTACTACGAGGGCCAGCAGAACATCGATCCGATCGAGCTGATGGCCATCGACCGGGCCAAGGCGCTGTTCGGGGTCGAGCACGCCAACGTCCAGCCCTACTCGGGGTCGCCCGCCAACCTCGCCGTCTACATGGCGTTCCTGGAGCCCGGCGACACCGTCATGGGCCTGTCGCTGCCGATGGGCGGCCACCTGACCCACGGGTGGCCGGTGTCGGCGACCGGCAAGTGGTTCACCCCGGTCCGGTACGGCGTGCGCGCCGACACCGGCCGGGTCGACATGGACCAGGTCCGCGACCTCGCCCTCAAGGAACGGCCGAAGCTGATCTGGTGCGGCGGCACCGCGATCCCGCGCACCATCGACTTCGCCGGCTTCGCTGAGATCGCCCAGGAGACCGGGGCGGTCCTGGCGGCCGACATCGCGCACATCGCCGGGCTGATCGCCGGGGGTGCCCACCCGTCCCCGGCCGGGCACGCCGACGTCATCTCCACCACCACCCACAAGACCCTGCGGGGCCCGCGCGGAGCGATGATCATGTCGCTCGCCGAGCACGCCGCCGCCATCGACAAGGCGGTCTTCCCGGGGCTGCAGGGCGGGCCGCACAACCACACCACCGCGGCCATCGCGGTCGCGCTGGACGAGGCGGCCGGGCCCGGCTTCTCCGCCTACGCCCATCGGATCGTGGCCAACGCGCGCGCCCTGGCCGAGGCGCTGCTGGAACGCGGCTACGACCTGATCTCCGGCGGCACCGACAACCACCTCATCCTGGTCGACCTGACCAACAAGGGCGTGGCGGGCAAGCCCGCGGCGCAGGCGCTCGACCGGGCCGGGATCGAGCTCAACTACAACGCGGTCCCCTTCGACCCGCGCAAGCCGTTCGACCCCTCGGGGCTGCGGCTGGGCACCGCCGCGATCACCACCCGCGGGCTCGTTCCCGAGCAGATGCCGCGGGTCGCCGCCTGGATCGACGAGGTGGTGCTGGCCACCGCGCGCGAGGACGACAAGGAGCTGGACCGGGTGGCGGGCGAGATCCGCGAGCTGCTCGCGTCCTACCCGATGCCCGGCTGGGCCCCCGCGCCCTGA
- a CDS encoding DMT family transporter, whose translation MDQRNEYPGALLILAAGVLWGTVGPAQVLAASPAPPITLGAARILSGGVLLALFVLAVAPRAFRVLSRATWRPLLAASAATGTFQAAFLTAVDRTGAAVATAVVFGLAPVFTGLCEGLVLRARPGRRWLAGTVCAVAGCALLMAPGHGGTADPSGVGLGLVAGCCFGVYTVAAKRLVATGSGAEPQAGAAGRPPVPPVPPGLSMAAAVAISLLAGGTLLLPWAAAGLPDLAGTRSLALVAWLGPVTTAAAYMFFVSGLRRVTAATAGTLSLAEPLVAAVLALAVLGERLSPAAAAGAVLLLGGLAVVAVPAPAAGRLGVVRRPRSPARAEGGPVCWSGATGAVKVDSTTGERS comes from the coding sequence ATGGACCAACGAAACGAGTACCCGGGCGCGCTGCTGATCCTGGCGGCCGGGGTCCTGTGGGGGACCGTGGGCCCCGCGCAGGTGCTGGCGGCCTCGCCGGCGCCGCCGATCACGCTGGGGGCCGCCCGGATCCTGTCGGGCGGCGTGCTGCTGGCGCTGTTCGTCCTGGCGGTCGCGCCGCGCGCGTTCCGCGTCCTCTCCCGGGCGACCTGGCGGCCCTTGCTGGCGGCGTCCGCGGCGACCGGGACGTTCCAGGCCGCGTTCCTGACCGCGGTCGACCGGACGGGCGCCGCCGTGGCCACCGCCGTGGTCTTCGGCCTGGCGCCGGTGTTCACGGGCCTGTGCGAGGGTCTCGTCCTGCGCGCCCGGCCGGGCCGCCGGTGGCTCGCCGGGACGGTCTGCGCGGTCGCGGGATGCGCGCTGCTGATGGCGCCCGGCCACGGGGGCACGGCGGATCCGTCCGGCGTGGGCCTGGGCCTGGTCGCGGGGTGCTGCTTCGGGGTCTACACCGTCGCGGCCAAGCGGCTGGTGGCCACCGGCTCCGGAGCGGAGCCGCAGGCCGGCGCCGCCGGGAGGCCGCCCGTCCCGCCCGTCCCGCCCGGCCTGAGCATGGCCGCGGCCGTCGCGATCTCCCTGCTGGCCGGCGGGACGCTGCTGCTGCCCTGGGCGGCGGCCGGGCTGCCGGACCTGGCCGGGACGCGGTCGCTCGCCCTGGTCGCCTGGCTGGGACCGGTCACCACCGCCGCCGCCTACATGTTCTTCGTCTCCGGGCTGCGCCGCGTCACCGCCGCCACCGCGGGCACGCTGAGCCTGGCCGAGCCCCTCGTCGCGGCCGTGCTCGCGCTCGCCGTCCTCGGCGAACGGCTCTCGCCCGCGGCGGCGGCCGGGGCGGTCCTGCTGCTCGGCGGGCTGGCCGTGGTGGCCGTCCCGGCCCCGGCCGCGGGCCGCCTCGGCGTCGTGCGGCGGCCGCGTTCGCCGGCCCGTGCGGAGGGCGGGCCGGTATGCTGGTCAGGAGCGACTGGCGCAGTCAAGGTGGATTCGACCACCGGGGAGCGAAGCTAG
- a CDS encoding Lrp/AsnC family transcriptional regulator has translation MTSMDAVDQAILRRLQHDGRQTNRELAEEVGVAPSTALERTRALRARGVITGFHAAVDLEALGRGVQALISIRIRPQSREAIESVRDHMAALPETLGVFVVTGAEDVLVHVAVPSTQYLHDFVLDRLARRKEFVDVRTTVVFDYVQAVEQAELPVPERRGRRTRYA, from the coding sequence ATGACTTCCATGGACGCGGTCGACCAGGCGATCCTGCGCCGTCTGCAGCACGACGGCCGCCAGACCAACCGGGAACTGGCCGAGGAGGTGGGCGTCGCTCCCTCGACCGCCCTGGAGCGGACCCGCGCGCTGCGCGCCCGCGGCGTGATCACCGGGTTCCACGCGGCGGTGGACCTGGAGGCGCTGGGACGGGGCGTGCAGGCGCTGATCTCGATCCGGATCCGGCCGCAGTCCAGGGAGGCCATCGAGTCGGTCCGCGACCACATGGCGGCGCTGCCCGAGACGCTCGGCGTGTTCGTGGTCACCGGGGCGGAGGACGTCCTGGTGCACGTGGCCGTGCCCAGCACGCAGTACCTGCACGACTTCGTGCTGGATCGGCTGGCCCGGCGCAAGGAGTTCGTGGACGTGCGCACCACGGTCGTGTTCGACTACGTGCAGGCGGTGGAGCAGGCCGAACTTCCGGTGCCCGAACGGCGTGGCCGCCGAACCCGGTACGCCTGA
- a CDS encoding acyltransferase family protein produces the protein MKTGHPAPHAPDPPAGAPGPGEPVPAGAARLGWLDALRGLAAVVVALHHGCYHYLPQFRHLILQWVDPGKVGVLVFFLVSGYIIPASLERTGSVRRFWIGRLFRIYPLLLVVLAATLLLAAAGLTPLREGLRAADPLAAVMAHLTMMQDLLAVTSALNVLWTLSYEMAFYLLVVALFLSGRLNRHSATLTTALAVAALAVGAFLPRAWLSDRLGITPVAVAAAVAMAVAIFLACSGRPGPRRAGALLGGALAAALVLFNGRTEVWEGLVLMAVMFAGTAIYRAERGQIRVRAAAVAVVAVMGAAVAGGLWHITVWAPGQSEELLKRSWVLGLAATALAFAVGMALRHRRVPRGLARLGLISYSVYLVHPVLLMVSDLTVGRPRTDAPLLFVPYLVTLLLVSLITHRLVEEPLRRYGRGLALRADPVPVAPGGPAGERNGRAVDGRAGDGRARDGQEADGGAGDGGGRERVEPGSPEGDRAVQVTR, from the coding sequence ATGAAAACCGGACATCCCGCCCCGCATGCCCCGGATCCTCCCGCCGGCGCCCCCGGTCCGGGCGAGCCCGTTCCGGCCGGGGCGGCGCGGCTCGGTTGGCTGGACGCCCTGCGCGGGCTGGCCGCCGTCGTGGTGGCCCTCCACCACGGCTGCTACCACTACCTCCCGCAGTTCCGGCACCTGATCCTGCAGTGGGTGGATCCCGGCAAGGTCGGCGTCCTGGTGTTCTTCCTGGTCAGCGGGTACATCATCCCGGCGTCGCTGGAGCGCACGGGCTCGGTCCGCCGGTTCTGGATCGGCCGGCTGTTCCGGATCTACCCGCTGCTGCTGGTGGTGCTGGCCGCCACGCTGCTGCTGGCCGCCGCCGGCCTGACCCCGCTGCGGGAGGGCCTGCGGGCCGCCGATCCCCTGGCGGCCGTCATGGCGCATCTCACGATGATGCAGGACCTCCTGGCGGTGACCAGCGCGCTCAACGTGCTCTGGACGCTCTCCTACGAGATGGCCTTCTACCTCCTGGTGGTGGCGCTCTTCCTCTCCGGCCGGCTGAACCGGCACTCCGCCACCCTCACCACCGCGCTCGCGGTGGCGGCGCTGGCGGTGGGGGCGTTCCTGCCGAGGGCGTGGCTGTCGGACCGGCTCGGCATCACACCGGTCGCGGTGGCCGCCGCGGTCGCCATGGCGGTGGCGATCTTCCTGGCGTGCTCCGGCCGGCCGGGTCCCCGGCGCGCCGGGGCGCTGCTGGGCGGGGCGCTCGCGGCGGCGCTGGTGCTGTTCAACGGCCGAACCGAGGTGTGGGAAGGGCTGGTGCTCATGGCGGTGATGTTCGCCGGCACCGCGATCTACCGGGCCGAACGCGGCCAGATCCGGGTACGGGCCGCCGCCGTCGCCGTGGTCGCGGTCATGGGGGCGGCCGTCGCCGGCGGGCTCTGGCACATCACCGTCTGGGCCCCCGGCCAGTCGGAGGAACTCCTCAAGCGGTCCTGGGTGCTCGGCCTGGCGGCGACGGCTCTGGCCTTCGCGGTCGGCATGGCGCTGCGGCACCGCCGCGTGCCGCGCGGCCTGGCCCGGCTGGGCCTGATCAGCTACTCGGTCTACCTGGTGCATCCGGTGCTGCTGATGGTCTCCGACCTGACCGTGGGGCGGCCCCGGACCGACGCGCCGCTGCTGTTCGTCCCGTACCTGGTGACGCTGCTCCTGGTGAGCCTCATCACCCACCGGCTCGTCGAGGAACCACTACGGCGGTACGGGCGCGGGCTGGCCCTCCGCGCCGACCCCGTACCGGTCGCCCCGGGCGGCCCCGCCGGGGAACGGAACGGCCGGGCAGTGGACGGCAGGGCCGGGGACGGCAGGGCCCGGGACGGCCAGGAAGCGGACGGCGGGGCAGGGGACGGCGGCGGCCGGGAACGCGTCGAGCCCGGCTCCCCTGAGGGAGACCGGGCCGTTCAGGTCACGCGATGA
- a CDS encoding RNA polymerase-binding protein RbpA: MGSGNAIRGSRVGAGPMGEAERGDAAPRVWVTFYCANRHETRPSFATDVAVPDTWDCPRCGFPAGQDSDNPPAPPKTEPYKTHLAYVKERRSDEDGEAILEEALAKLRQKRAAVKAAMESAGRV; the protein is encoded by the coding sequence GTGGGTAGTGGCAACGCGATTCGGGGCAGCCGTGTCGGGGCGGGTCCGATGGGAGAGGCCGAGCGCGGCGACGCGGCCCCCCGGGTCTGGGTGACCTTCTACTGTGCCAACCGGCACGAGACCCGGCCCAGCTTCGCGACCGACGTCGCCGTTCCCGACACCTGGGACTGCCCCCGCTGCGGGTTCCCGGCGGGCCAGGACTCCGACAACCCCCCGGCGCCGCCGAAGACCGAGCCCTACAAGACGCACCTGGCGTACGTGAAGGAGCGTCGCAGCGACGAGGACGGCGAGGCCATCCTCGAAGAGGCGCTGGCCAAGCTCCGGCAGAAGCGCGCCGCGGTCAAGGCGGCCATGGAGTCCGCCGGCCGGGTCTGA
- the secG gene encoding preprotein translocase subunit SecG, producing the protein MIIATSAVLIITSVLMVVLVLAHKGKGGGLSDMFGGGVTSSLGGSSVVERNLDRLTVATGIVWFASIIVLGLLFKSKGVG; encoded by the coding sequence GTGATCATCGCAACGTCCGCCGTGCTCATTATCACCAGCGTGCTGATGGTGGTCCTCGTCCTCGCGCACAAGGGCAAGGGCGGGGGCCTGTCGGACATGTTCGGCGGCGGCGTCACCTCGTCCCTGGGCGGCTCGTCGGTCGTCGAGCGCAACCTGGACCGGCTGACGGTCGCCACCGGCATCGTCTGGTTCGCCTCGATCATCGTGCTCGGGCTGCTGTTCAAGAGCAAGGGCGTCGGCTGA
- the tpiA gene encoding triose-phosphate isomerase produces MAPKNTGSKPTGRKPLMAGNWKMNINHLEAIKLVQQLAFGLKEADFDAVDVAVLPPFTDLRSVQTLVDADKLSIAYGSQDVSAHASGAYTGEISGAMLAKLGCSYATVGHSERRQYHHEDDALVNAKARAALSHEITPIVCVGEGLEVRKAGRHVAHTLAQVDGALEKIPADQVRTLVIAYEPVWAIGTGEVATPQDAQEVCAAIRGRLAELHDAEVADAVRILYGGSVKGANIAGIMAQSDVDGALVGGASLDPGEFIKICRYRDLPA; encoded by the coding sequence ATGGCCCCCAAGAACACCGGTTCCAAGCCCACCGGCCGCAAGCCGCTCATGGCCGGGAACTGGAAGATGAACATCAACCACCTCGAGGCCATCAAGCTGGTGCAGCAGCTCGCGTTCGGCCTCAAGGAGGCCGACTTCGACGCCGTCGACGTGGCCGTGCTGCCGCCGTTCACCGACCTGCGGTCGGTGCAGACGCTGGTGGACGCCGACAAGCTGTCGATCGCCTACGGCTCCCAGGACGTCTCGGCGCACGCGTCGGGCGCCTACACCGGCGAGATCTCCGGCGCGATGCTGGCCAAGCTGGGCTGCTCCTACGCCACCGTCGGGCACTCCGAGCGCCGCCAGTACCACCACGAGGACGACGCCCTGGTCAACGCCAAGGCCAGGGCCGCCCTCTCTCACGAGATCACCCCGATCGTGTGCGTGGGCGAGGGGCTGGAGGTCCGCAAGGCCGGCCGGCACGTCGCCCACACGCTGGCGCAGGTGGACGGCGCGCTGGAGAAGATCCCCGCCGACCAGGTCCGCACCCTGGTAATCGCCTACGAGCCGGTCTGGGCGATCGGCACCGGCGAGGTCGCCACGCCGCAGGACGCGCAGGAGGTCTGCGCCGCGATCCGGGGCAGGCTCGCCGAGCTCCACGACGCCGAGGTGGCCGACGCGGTGCGTATCCTGTACGGGGGATCGGTGAAGGGTGCGAACATCGCCGGGATCATGGCGCAGTCCGACGTGGACGGTGCCCTGGTCGGCGGTGCGAGCCTGGACCCGGGCGAGTTCATCAAGATCTGCCGGTACCGGGATCTGCCGGCCTGA